Proteins encoded by one window of Lycium barbarum isolate Lr01 chromosome 11, ASM1917538v2, whole genome shotgun sequence:
- the LOC132617684 gene encoding uncharacterized protein LOC132617684 isoform X2 gives MGFNNWILLLDPAHSFISRPNNKILVPLLRKFRQSLTIAFTIAVMGEEKEMEGVASIALIENGSISGHFIHLPHSICYGIHGTEMVCERECSRGEDYRLLKLTIIDYNRKRERDVIVECRGHDAARIQNVDHAHGWEDDVVNMLDKKDQKNKILVSFECETLKAGKAAEDHINKFMPKLAGADAVGFSNHLGSMTHQF, from the exons ATGGGCTTCAACAATTGGATCTTGCTTTTAGATCCGGCCCATTCCTTTATCAGCAGGcccaacaacaaaatccttgtTCCGTTGCTCCGCAAGTTCCGGCAATCTCTCACAATCGCATTCACCATAGCAGTAATGG GGGAAGAAAAAGAAATGGAAGGAGTTGCTTCAATAGCACTCATTGAAAACGGGTCTATTTCGGGTCACTTCATTCATCTTCCTCATTCTATCTGCTATGGCATCCATGGCACTG AGATGGTTTGTGAAAGGGAATGCAGTAGGGGTGAGGACTACCGCTTGTTGAAGCTCACAATTATTGACTACAAT agaaaaagagaaagggatgtTATAGTGGAGTGCAGAGGACATGATGCTGCTAGGATTCAGAATGTTGACCATGCTCATGG GTGGGAGGATGATGTTGTCAATATGCTTGACAAGAAGGATCAGAAGAACAAGATTCTTGTTTCTTTCGAGTGTGAGACACTGAAAGCGGGTAAAGCAGCTGAGGACCATATCAACAAATTCATGCCCAAGTTAGCCGGGGCGGATGCTGTTG GTTTCTCTAATCATCTTGGCAGTATGACCCATCAATTTTAA
- the LOC132617684 gene encoding uncharacterized protein LOC132617684 isoform X3, giving the protein MGFNNWILLLDPAHSFISRPNNKILVPLLRKFRQSLTIAFTIAVMGEEKEMEGVASIALIENGSISGHFIHLPHSICYGIHGTEMVCERECSRGEDYRLLKLTIIDYNRKRERDVIVECRGHDAARIQNVDHAHGWEDDVVNMLDKKDQKNKILVSFECETLKAGKAAEDHINKFMPKLAGADAVVRTCS; this is encoded by the exons ATGGGCTTCAACAATTGGATCTTGCTTTTAGATCCGGCCCATTCCTTTATCAGCAGGcccaacaacaaaatccttgtTCCGTTGCTCCGCAAGTTCCGGCAATCTCTCACAATCGCATTCACCATAGCAGTAATGG GGGAAGAAAAAGAAATGGAAGGAGTTGCTTCAATAGCACTCATTGAAAACGGGTCTATTTCGGGTCACTTCATTCATCTTCCTCATTCTATCTGCTATGGCATCCATGGCACTG AGATGGTTTGTGAAAGGGAATGCAGTAGGGGTGAGGACTACCGCTTGTTGAAGCTCACAATTATTGACTACAAT agaaaaagagaaagggatgtTATAGTGGAGTGCAGAGGACATGATGCTGCTAGGATTCAGAATGTTGACCATGCTCATGG GTGGGAGGATGATGTTGTCAATATGCTTGACAAGAAGGATCAGAAGAACAAGATTCTTGTTTCTTTCGAGTGTGAGACACTGAAAGCGGGTAAAGCAGCTGAGGACCATATCAACAAATTCATGCCCAAGTTAGCCGGGGCGGATGCTGTTG TTAGAACTTGCAGTTAA
- the LOC132617683 gene encoding uncharacterized protein LOC132617683 produces MVASVATKSTVLHCTSYSREFGSNFSSGLPIKGLNYQLKTRRNKAGNGVCLVVSATRNSEQSNESSVSGGRFYLNFTGFPFPLGPFLNRQTIRTEVVKDTIWLFEQEQALGFSSVSTNIRMTVIKLKSGELWVHAPIAPTKECIQLVKELGYPVKYIVLPTFAYEHKIFVGPFSRKFPKAQVWVAPRQWSWPLNLPLEFFGIFRAKTLIDRDMSTPWADDIEQKVLSSPEVGIGPYVEVAFYHKRSRTLLVTDAVIFVPRTPPECISKESLLASANNGLAVRLLSKGKEVPEGPVVDNKVNRQKGWERMVLQILFLGPSNLLEPNASFAQMSQKLIVSPIVKTLVFSKVPEKVRDWIDSIVRDWKFKRIIPAHFSAPINASSSDLLAAFAFLDDLLGERYVTRPSLSLLFTSLLGKAASYFPPDDMRTLSSLDQFLVSVGAVKKTVSGRKR; encoded by the exons atggtAGCATCTGTGGCAACAAAATCTACAGTTTTACATTGCACATCATATTCTAGGGAATTTGGATCCAATTTCAGTAGTGGGTTGCCAATAAAGGGTCTGAATTACCAGTTAAAAACAAGAAGAAATAAAGCTGGAAATGGTGTTTGTTTGGTAGTATCTGCTACTAGAAATTCTGAACAGAGCAATGAGTCTAGTGTTAGTGGGGGCAGATTTTACCTGAATTTTACTGGATTTCCTTTCCCACTTGGTCCTTTCCTCAATAGACAAACCATTAGAACTGAG GTTGTGAAAGACACCATATGGTTATTTGAGCAAGAGCAAGCACTGGGATTCAGCAGTGTTTCAACAAACATCAGAATGACTGTCATCAAACTTAAATCTGGTGAATTGTGGGTTCATGCTCCGATTGCTCCGACCAAGGAGTGTATTCAG CTCGTGAAAGAGTTGGGATATCCTGTGAAATATATTGTCCTACCTACATTTGCATATGAGCACAAAATATTTGTTGGCCCATTTTCCAGAAAGTTTCCAAAGGCTCAAGTATGGGTGGCACCAAGGCAATGGAGTTGGCCTTTAAACTTGCCTCTTGAATTTTTTGGGATTTTCCGTGCAAAAACACTGATAGATAGGGATATGTCAACACCATGGGCTGATGATATTGAGCAGAAGGTTTTGAGTTCTCCAGAAGTTG GAATTGGACCATATGTTGAGGTGGCATTCTATCATAAACGATCAAGGACACTGCTGGTGACAGATGCTGTGATATTTGTCCCAAGGACACCACCTGAATGCATTAGTAAGGAATCCTTATTAGCATCTGCAAACAATGGTTTGGCTGTTAGATTACTTAGTAAAGGAAAAGAAGTTCCCGAAGGACCGGTCGTTGACAACAAAGTCAATCGACAGAAAG GATGGGAGAGGATGGTTCTTCAGATTCTGTTTCTAGGTCCATCAAACCTTCTGGAGCCAAACGCTAGCTTTGCTCAGATGTCACAAAAGCTAATTGTTTCACCCATTGTAAAAACTTTGGTTTTCAGCAAAGTTCCTGAAAAA GTTAGAGATTGGATTGACAGTATAGTTCGAGATTGGAAATTCAAGAGAATCATCCCTGCTCATTTTTCTGCTCCAATAAACGCAAGCAGTTCGGACTTGTTAGCAGCCTTTGCGTTTCTTGACGATCTCTTGGGTGAGCGCTATGTGACTCGGCCTTCTCTCTCGCTCCTCTTCACTTCACTCTTAGGAAAGGCTGCTAGCTATTTTCCTCCAGATGATATGAGGACCCTATCATCCCTGGATCAGTTCTTAGTGTCTGTTGGAGCAGTGAAAAAAACAGTCTCGGGCCGCAAAAGATGA
- the LOC132617684 gene encoding uncharacterized protein LOC132617684 isoform X1 has protein sequence MGFNNWILLLDPAHSFISRPNNKILVPLLRKFRQSLTIAFTIAVMGEEKEMEGVASIALIENGSISGHFIHLPHSICYGIHGTEMVCERECSRGEDYRLLKLTIIDYNRKRERDVIVECRGHDAARIQNVDHAHGWEDDVVNMLDKKDQKNKILVSFECETLKAGKAAEDHINKFMPKLAGADAVVNIGKMRIVGLDFEDANGDGDDNQQNI, from the exons ATGGGCTTCAACAATTGGATCTTGCTTTTAGATCCGGCCCATTCCTTTATCAGCAGGcccaacaacaaaatccttgtTCCGTTGCTCCGCAAGTTCCGGCAATCTCTCACAATCGCATTCACCATAGCAGTAATGG GGGAAGAAAAAGAAATGGAAGGAGTTGCTTCAATAGCACTCATTGAAAACGGGTCTATTTCGGGTCACTTCATTCATCTTCCTCATTCTATCTGCTATGGCATCCATGGCACTG AGATGGTTTGTGAAAGGGAATGCAGTAGGGGTGAGGACTACCGCTTGTTGAAGCTCACAATTATTGACTACAAT agaaaaagagaaagggatgtTATAGTGGAGTGCAGAGGACATGATGCTGCTAGGATTCAGAATGTTGACCATGCTCATGG GTGGGAGGATGATGTTGTCAATATGCTTGACAAGAAGGATCAGAAGAACAAGATTCTTGTTTCTTTCGAGTGTGAGACACTGAAAGCGGGTAAAGCAGCTGAGGACCATATCAACAAATTCATGCCCAAGTTAGCCGGGGCGGATGCTGTTG TTAACATTGGCAAGATGAGGATTGTAGGCTTGGACTTTGAAGATGCAAATGGAGATGGAGATGATAACCAGCAGAATATTTGA